From Variovorax sp. J2L1-78, the proteins below share one genomic window:
- a CDS encoding alpha/beta fold hydrolase, with translation MIETFQRTLPNGITLSCRASGTPGRPLMVFLHGFPEGAFIWDELLEHFAQPAHGGFRCIAPNLRGFEQSSAPPAVEDYRPHLLVQDIRQLAATESADGIIDTLVAHDWGGAFGWGFANAFPQQLRRLVILNSPHPGTFARELRENPAQQKASAYMHFLARPDAPALLAENDYRRMWPFFTAMGAGAERFGWLTETVKDQYRALWDAGLRGACNLYAVTPLKPPLQGQSPDAIPMLPRERLTVDVPTLVLWALDDSALLPALLDGLDDYVPALEVVKVPDATHWIVHEQPQRVIAEIAAFVRRDQ, from the coding sequence ATGATCGAGACCTTCCAGCGCACGCTGCCCAACGGCATCACGCTCAGCTGCCGCGCCAGCGGCACACCCGGGCGCCCGCTCATGGTGTTCCTGCACGGCTTCCCCGAAGGCGCCTTCATCTGGGACGAACTGCTGGAGCACTTTGCGCAGCCGGCCCATGGCGGCTTCCGCTGCATCGCGCCCAACCTGCGCGGCTTCGAGCAGTCCAGCGCACCGCCCGCCGTCGAGGACTACCGCCCCCACCTGCTGGTGCAGGACATCCGCCAGCTCGCTGCCACGGAAAGCGCCGACGGCATCATCGACACGCTGGTGGCGCACGACTGGGGCGGCGCCTTCGGCTGGGGCTTCGCCAACGCCTTTCCGCAGCAGCTTCGGCGCCTGGTCATCCTGAATTCACCCCACCCCGGCACCTTCGCGCGCGAGCTGCGCGAGAACCCGGCGCAGCAGAAGGCCAGTGCCTACATGCACTTCCTGGCCCGCCCGGACGCCCCGGCGTTGCTCGCCGAAAACGACTACCGCCGCATGTGGCCCTTCTTCACGGCGATGGGTGCGGGCGCCGAGCGCTTCGGCTGGCTGACCGAGACGGTCAAGGACCAGTACCGGGCGTTGTGGGATGCGGGCCTGCGCGGCGCCTGCAACCTCTATGCGGTGACGCCCCTGAAACCGCCGCTGCAAGGCCAATCGCCCGATGCGATCCCGATGCTGCCGCGCGAGCGGCTCACCGTCGACGTGCCGACGCTGGTGCTCTGGGCACTCGACGACAGCGCCCTGCTGCCGGCCCTGCTCGACGGGCTCGACGACTACGTGCCCGCGCTCGAGGTGGTGAAGGTTCCCGACGCAACCCACTGGATCGTCCATGAGCAGCCGCAGCGGGTGATCGCCGAGATCGCTGCTTTCGTCCGGCGCGATCAGTAG